The genomic segment CATCCTAACTATCTCCGGTAAATCATTCCTAACCGTTGGTTCACCACCACTTAATTGAAGCGCATTAGGTGCCCACGGTCCCTGACTCCTCAGTATCCTCATCATGCGTTCAATATCGGCTAACGATGGTTCATACACGTAACCAGCTACACCGGCGTTAGCGAAGCATACTGGACACTTCATGTTACACCTATTAGTTACATCAATTATGGATAATACAGTATTAGTCTTATGCACTGGGCATAGGCCGCAGCCGAATGGGCAACCACCAGCTTCCTCATAATACACCACGTCGGTATTGGGGTTAGCAACACCCTTACCTATGTAGTTTGGGTCATCCCATTGCAGGAAGTAGTAGTACATTTCAGCGTCACCCCAGTAGATGTCTAGGAATTGGCCGTGCTCTGGGCAAGTTTTCTTAAGCCAAATTATGTTATTATGCTCATACACAACCATTGGTACTTGCTTATTGCAGACTGGGCAAACTGATGTTGATAACTTAATTATCCTAGATGGTTCAGGTAGGTTGAACTTCTTCTTATACATTGTCTGAAGGTTCTGGTCATTGATCATCCTAGTGAACGTCTTAGGGAGCCTGAAGCGGCTTAGATCGACGAGGGGTTTAGCCGTGGACTCCTCTATGGTTTTCCCGACTACTAGTTCCTGCATTAACTGAATCAAGTTCTGGGTTATTAATAAGCTTTACACACTATTAATACTCTGAGAAGTGTCACTTATTGCTAATGAGTGGTGGCGTTATTTTGTTGAATAAATCATTATTGATTACCTCAGCCATTATGTACATTGCATGCGACCAAGCCAGGGGTATTGCAGAGATGGGTCTTCCTGAATCCTTATCAACCTGCTCAGGGAGCATACCAGTACTAGTACTGTGGGTTAAAGCCCATTTTATTAATTCATTGGCCTTATCAACATTACCAGCCAGTTTATGGTATATTGCAAGCCAAAGGGTTGTTATTATCCATGGGTTACCACCGTAGTACTTATCCTCAGGATTCCTGCCCACGCCACCAACCTTATACTTAAACGTCTTCTCAATGGTTTCAGCATTCATCTTCACCCTGTCATCATTCACGTTAACCATATTGAATGGGAAAACTAAGCCAAGCGTTGCTGAATCGGGTATATTGAATCTTGGTTTAATTATTTTGATGAAGAAACTACCATTCCATGCCTGATTAAGTGTAGTTGAACGAATAACTGAAGCATACCTACCCCACTCCACAGCCCTATTTCTATCACCTATTTCACCGGCTAAGTATGATGCCGATGATAAAGCGGCGTACACTGAGGCATTGGTGTAAGTATGAACACCTAAGTGCTCCTCCCAGGGCCCAACGGTGGGTGTTGTTAAACCATCATCACTTACGTTAGCCGCCAAATACTCAGCAGCCTTCCTAACCATTACCCACGCATTCTTTAGAAACTGCCTATCTAGAGTTAACTTAAAGTGAACGTAGGTTGCAAGCACCACTGAGGCTGTTTCATCTATTTGAAAGGACCATGATGGCGCCTTAAGTCCAGGCTCAGCGTAGTACCTTTGGTAGAAGGCCCCGTTCTCCCCCTGTGACTTAACCACCCAATTAATGAATTTAAAGGCTTCATCATGGTAACCAAGAATATCCAACGCCATAGCTGAGTAAGCCGCATCCCTGGGCCAGCAATACCTGTAATCAGGCCATAATGTTGGTGCCGCTATGAAAGCTCCCTCTGAGTCTTGAAGCATCTTAATTACGTACGCTGAGTGCTTAATCATTTCCTCACTAATAACTCCATTTAACTTAATCTTATTAATCCAACCCTCCCAATGCTCAGCAACGCTATGGCTTAAGATGTAGCAATCCATTGATTTAATCTTGGCTAATTCCCTTAATGCAGCCTCCTCGCTCTTATCTAGGATAAAGTAAATGGTTAATGTCTCATTATCCCTAAGCCTCCACAGTAATGCGAAGTTAACTCCCCTGAAGCCCTCATATATGCTTAGTTTATTCATGTTGAGTCTACCATCGTAGGCGTCAGTGAACGCATCTGAGTCGGCGCCTAATTGACCAATCTGATACTCATTAGGTATCCTATCACCTGAGACCACTAGGGTGAGTCCCCTCTTATAGTCTACTATGGCGCCATACCTCTCATCAAAGTAAGCTGCATCAGCATTGTGGGTTTCCCATAATTGAGGTGAAGTATAGTATATGAAGCTGAATTCACCCGGTATACTGAATTCAAACCTCCTAATAAGTACACTTTCACTATGGAGTACGAAGTCCATTACCTTAACCGAAGCATCCCCACTCTTGAACACGGTCTCCAAGATCCCTGGGGCAGCATACCTCTGTTTAATATCACTCCAATCCGTTAACCAACTGAAGTAGCCCCTCCTATATATTCCAGGTAATGAGGAGTGAATGTTCTGTGGAAATGACTTCGTTGGGTAAAACAAGTACCTTAACTCCCCTCTACCGCCAATAACAGCAAGCATACTATCATTACCTACAATACTCTGCTCATAAACCGTCTCCGTCATTAGTTAACTATTTAGGTGTAAGCTTATTAAATGTTGTATACGTTACGGATTCACGTACGCACTAACTATGGGTAATTCCCATGCATCATTCAATGAATTAGAATGATTAAGGCATCATCACTCCTCATTGAGCTAAAAGTTTATTAAGCTGCGTGTGTAAAATATTTAGTAGAGGTGGTGGAGTATTGTAATATATGTATCGCCAGATGCTAAATCTGCGGAGCAGACAACACCGCAGATGGAGCTTAAGAAGCTTATGCTTAGTGAGCTTATAGATGGAGAAATGATTGTTGGAGCAGCCATAATAGACTCTAATAATATTCCAATAATACATCATTTACCAACAACATTAACATTAAAATCCCTTAGAAACGTCATGAGCCTCCTAGAGATTGCTCAAAGATCTCGAAAGCTTTCCGATGATCTCCTTGGTCCCTTCAACTATATCCTCATAAAATACGCTAATTTTAAAATCGCCTTCTTCAACATGACTGATAAGGGTTGGTTAATAGTTTTCGTGAACCCTGTTTGGCATGTTGAGAATGCCATGCCTAAGATTAGGCAGTTCATGGTTAAAGCATATAAGTTAATATAGTGTTTTAAATCTTAAGAATTAATCGCATTCCCTTATTTAAATCAGTTTACCTTACCTAATCAATGCAGCTAATATGGCCTTAGCCGTGTGAAGCCTATTCTCAGCCTGCTGCCACACAACACTTTTAGATGAGTCAATTACATCATCAGTGACCTCAAGACCCCTATGGGCTGGTAGACAATGCATGAATACTGCGTTCTCCCCTGCAATATTCATTAAACCTTGGTTTACTTGATATGGTTTAAGCAGCTTCATTCTCTCCTCAGCCTCCTTCTCCATACCCATTGATACCCATACATCAGTGTACACTGCATCAACACCCTTAACCCCCTCCTCAATGGTTTCCGTAACAGTGAGTACTGCACCTGTTCTTTTACCTAAATCCTCAGCATCCTCAATGTACCTTCTACTTGGCCAGTACCTCTTAGGGGATACTATCCTAATATCCCATCCTAACCTGGCTCCTATTGCAATTAGGCTATGGGCCATGTTATTATCCCCATCACCTACGAAGGCTAATTTAATGCCATTAACCTTACCTTTAACCTCCCATAACGTTAACGCATCCGCAAGCACCTGGGTTGGGTGGCATTCATCACTTAGGGCATTCACAACAGGTACTTGGGAGTGCTGGGTGAGTTTGATTAATGTTGAGTGGTTGAAGACCCTGGCTACTATACCGTCAACAATCCTTGAAACAACCCTAGCAGTATCCTCAACAGTCTCCCCCCTACCTAACTGAAGCTCCTGGGGATTACTGTAAATAGTCTTCATGCCGAGTTGCCAAGCAGCAGTTTCAAAACTAATCCTTGTCCTTGTACTAGGCTTCTCAAATACCATGAGTAGCGTCTTACCCTGGTGGACACCAATGTACCTTTCACCCAAGTAATACCTCTCCTTCATATTTTTAGACAGATTAAGCAGCATTAATACCTCCTGTGGAGTGTAGTCAAGCCAACTGAGTAGGCTCCTACCCCTTAATTGATTCAACATGCTTTATTAAATCCACCCACACTATTAAGTATTATTCCTTAACGCCTACGGTATGACTTCAGTGGAGTCCAGGATTGGGTCATAGTATAGGTCGCTTAATTTAACCACACCCTTATTCACTAATTCCTTAACCTCAGGCCCAATCTCAAGTATGGTTCTTATAGTCTCCTTAGTAACGTAATCAACAGTCAATACACCATCTAAACCCCAATACTCCTCACCCTCCTTAATGGCGTATAGGCACCTACCACCACAGTACTGCCTATACTCGCATGTCTTACACATTTCAGGTAACTGAGACTCAATATCAATTAAATTGAAGCCAACGTTAACATTACCTAATACTGCCCAATTCTCATGAACAGCAATTGGACATGATAAAATCCTGCCATCAGTGGAGATGGCGATTGATCTATACCCTGCACCACAGGGTGGTCCCCTGTATGGTTTATGTAAGTATGCTGTTAAAACCCCAAGTATGGGCACTATGCCAATGACCCTACCTTCCCTTAGGTTACTTAGAAATAATTCAACAAGCTTCCTCACCCCAGGTAGGTAATTTGACTTAGCCCACGTTAATACATCCCACTTACCATCCCATATAACGTCCAGTTGCCAGTGAACCAGGTTGAAGCCGATATTAAGTAAATGCGTTACATCAATATATATGTCCGTTAACCGTGTCACAGCCATTCTAGCTATTAACCTATTAACCCCAATAGACTTAAGCCTCATTAAGGCCTTAATCACACGATCATATGCACCAAAGCCTCTATGGGCATCAGTAACCTCTCTCCTACCATCTATTGATAAGAGAACAACACTCATTCTCCTCCAGTACTCATTGGGCAGTAATTCAGTTAATGTTCCATTAGTTTGAATCCCCCATCTACTAGCCTTAACATTATCCATCATCCACATTATGAAGCGTGGATTAAGCAGCGGTTCCCCGCCATAGAATATTACTGTGGCATTATTATCCTTCTCAATTAACTCCTTCAACTTAACTGGATTATAATTAATCCTCCAAGGCACCACCTTTGGGTTAAAGGAACCACCGCAGTAACTGCACCTTAAGTTGCATGCACCTGTGGTGAATACTAGCCAAAGCATCATCGGCGGAGCACATTAGTGTATATAAATCTTAATGAGGCTGTATTAAATTAAGTGAAATAATTAATAATGCATTATTCCCATTACCGAAATTAATCATGAATGCTGCTCAATCATTTCCAGTAATTCCTTATCCATGTATTGCCTCATCACATTCAATACAATCAATGATAATTCATCATCATTAACCTCCCCATTCAATATCACCCTCACGCTTATTAATTCCCTTAACCCATCATGCTCATGACCAATCATCTCAACCACATGATTACCCATGTTAACCCTACTATACACTAGGGAGCCAGCCCAACCCAACTCAATTCTCTCTCCTGATGCAGGGTATTGGGGGGAGTAGATGTCTAGGGAAATTACGTTATCCACAATTCTACCAACCTCAATCCCATTAACAACTATGACCCTCCCCCACTCCTCGCTCTTAAACTCAACCTTCACGTTTAACCTAGGTTGAGTAGGTTTTTTAAGGGATATTGAGTTAACCTCATGGTGGTTAATTCATTCGAATTACTGCATCCTAAGGTTAAGGAGGCTGTTAAGGAATTGGGTTATGAGAAGCCCACTAAGGTTCAGGAGTTAGCCATACCCATAGTTTTAACAGGTGAACATACGTTAATATCATCACCCACTGGTACAGGGAAGACTGAGGCGGCGCTACTGCCTGTCTTATCAATGATGCTTAACTCCGGGGTGAGGGAGGGGATAAGGATTCTCTACATTACGCCGGCTAAGTCGCTTAATAGGGATTTAGAGCAGAGGATACGTAGGCTAAGTAGCTTACTTGGCTTAACCATAGCTGTAAGGCATGGAGACACCACAAGCAGTGAGAGGAGTAGGCAGAGGAGGAATCCGCCTCAAATACTCATAACAACACCTGAAACACTCCAGATACTATTGGTTTCACCAGTAATGAGGAATTGGCTTAGGGGTGTTGGCTGGGTCATAATTGATGAGGTTCATGAACTCCTCGGTAGCAAGAGGGGGGTTCAATTAGCCGTTGGCCTTGAGAGACTGGTGGAGCTGGCTGGTGAGTTTCAGAGGATTGCACTATCAGCAACAATAGGTGACCTGGAGCTTGCATCATCATTAGTGGGTGGGGTTGGGAGGGGGGTGAGGATTGTTAATGTTAATGATGTTTCAAGAACCATGGAGTTAACAATACATTACCTAAGGCCCGATAGTGATATTGAGGAGGCAGCAAGGAGAATCAGTGAGGTAGTTAATAGGTATGGGGGCTCGGTACTCCTCTTCACTAACACTAGGGATATGGCTGAGCTGCTGGGTACTGAATTGAAGAAGGTCATTAACGGTGTGGAGGTTTACCATGGATCCCTAAGCAGGGAGAGGAGGGAGACCGTGGAGGAGGGGCTTAGGAATGGTGAGGTTAAGGTTGTTGTATCCACATCAAGTCTTGAATTAGGCATAGACATAGGTAGTATTGAGGCAGTAATCCAGTACATGAGTCCTAAGCAGAGTGATAGGTTAATTCAGAGGGTTGGGAGGAGTGGGCATGAGGTTGGTGGGGTTGCTAAGGGCCATGTATTCACTGTAACGCCTGATGATTACCTTGAGTCACTGGTACTGGCTAGAAGGGCTATTGAGGGTGAACTTGAGGGTGATTACCCATACCACGCGGGGGCAATGGATGTGCTGCTTCATCAATTAGCAGGCATAATACTAGACCACGGGGGCTCAGTTACGGTGAATGATGCGTATAGGATCATTAAGAGGGCACACCCCTACTCCTCGCTACAGTTAAGTGACTTAATGAGGCTTATTGAATTCTCCTCAAGGGAATTGAAGCTAATAGGTAATTACGATGGTGTCTTAAGGAATAGGAGGGGGTTGAGGATTTACTACCTCCAGAATGTGTCAATGATACCTGATGAAAGGAGGTTTAAGGCTGTTAACTACATGGATAAGTCAACCATAGGTGAACTTGATGAAGACTTCGCATTAACACTGGAGCAGAATAAGGTAATAGTACTAGCTGGTAGATTATGGAGGGTTTTAACCATTGATAAGGATGAGGGGGTTATTACACTGGATGAATTGAGGAGCGGTGAAGGTGAGTTACCTGAGTGGATTGGTGATGAAATACCAGTATCCTATGAGGTTGCCCAGGAGGTTTGCAGGTTGAGGAGGAGATTACTGGCAGGTGGTTCCTTAAGCAGCTTCAATAGGATTAAGTTAATGAACATTAATGAACTCCTTGAGGATGTTAGGGAATTATCAAGTGACTTAAGGGGTAAGTACCCTGATGTTAATGAAACGTTAATCGAGTACTCAAGTAACTTAATAGTGATTCACTCCTGCCTAGGCACTAAGGGTAATGAGGCACTTGGCCTTTATTTAACAGGATACTTAACTGGCAGGCTTGCCCTCTCAATATCATATGTTAGGGATCCCTATAGGGTTATTATAAAAACCCCTAGGCCAATTAACCCGGAGATTATAAGGAGGGCGCTTCAGGAGGATGTTGATACTGTTGAGGAGACCTTGAGG from the Caldivirga maquilingensis IC-167 genome contains:
- the argF gene encoding ornithine carbamoyltransferase, producing the protein MLNQLRGRSLLSWLDYTPQEVLMLLNLSKNMKERYYLGERYIGVHQGKTLLMVFEKPSTRTRISFETAAWQLGMKTIYSNPQELQLGRGETVEDTARVVSRIVDGIVARVFNHSTLIKLTQHSQVPVVNALSDECHPTQVLADALTLWEVKGKVNGIKLAFVGDGDNNMAHSLIAIGARLGWDIRIVSPKRYWPSRRYIEDAEDLGKRTGAVLTVTETIEEGVKGVDAVYTDVWVSMGMEKEAEERMKLLKPYQVNQGLMNIAGENAVFMHCLPAHRGLEVTDDVIDSSKSVVWQQAENRLHTAKAILAALIR
- a CDS encoding DEAD/DEAH box helicase, producing the protein MVVNSFELLHPKVKEAVKELGYEKPTKVQELAIPIVLTGEHTLISSPTGTGKTEAALLPVLSMMLNSGVREGIRILYITPAKSLNRDLEQRIRRLSSLLGLTIAVRHGDTTSSERSRQRRNPPQILITTPETLQILLVSPVMRNWLRGVGWVIIDEVHELLGSKRGVQLAVGLERLVELAGEFQRIALSATIGDLELASSLVGGVGRGVRIVNVNDVSRTMELTIHYLRPDSDIEEAARRISEVVNRYGGSVLLFTNTRDMAELLGTELKKVINGVEVYHGSLSRERRETVEEGLRNGEVKVVVSTSSLELGIDIGSIEAVIQYMSPKQSDRLIQRVGRSGHEVGGVAKGHVFTVTPDDYLESLVLARRAIEGELEGDYPYHAGAMDVLLHQLAGIILDHGGSVTVNDAYRIIKRAHPYSSLQLSDLMRLIEFSSRELKLIGNYDGVLRNRRGLRIYYLQNVSMIPDERRFKAVNYMDKSTIGELDEDFALTLEQNKVIVLAGRLWRVLTIDKDEGVITLDELRSGEGELPEWIGDEIPVSYEVAQEVCRLRRRLLAGGSLSSFNRIKLMNINELLEDVRELSSDLRGKYPDVNETLIEYSSNLIVIHSCLGTKGNEALGLYLTGYLTGRLALSISYVRDPYRVIIKTPRPINPEIIRRALQEDVDTVEETLRNVIKNSNLYRYRFIHVARRMGVLPKGTIDVNVDRLTKVYNESVLDNEVINEIEVDKLDLDALRRFINGIKDGVIKLNFLARKPSKLALMVMGGLGTRSIITDEVPRNIIIDSVKKRIMNKEVTLLCLRCGWHLTGKVSNIINMELKCPKCGMKTLTMLKHRDEDINKAIKLITRARRGLQLTTDEEEYLSELRERARVIMDHGYRGLIALSAYGVGTATVKRILSNITNDDELFLNILEAEREYVRTKAFWAD
- a CDS encoding glycoside hydrolase family 15 protein — protein: MTETVYEQSIVGNDSMLAVIGGRGELRYLFYPTKSFPQNIHSSLPGIYRRGYFSWLTDWSDIKQRYAAPGILETVFKSGDASVKVMDFVLHSESVLIRRFEFSIPGEFSFIYYTSPQLWETHNADAAYFDERYGAIVDYKRGLTLVVSGDRIPNEYQIGQLGADSDAFTDAYDGRLNMNKLSIYEGFRGVNFALLWRLRDNETLTIYFILDKSEEAALRELAKIKSMDCYILSHSVAEHWEGWINKIKLNGVISEEMIKHSAYVIKMLQDSEGAFIAAPTLWPDYRYCWPRDAAYSAMALDILGYHDEAFKFINWVVKSQGENGAFYQRYYAEPGLKAPSWSFQIDETASVVLATYVHFKLTLDRQFLKNAWVMVRKAAEYLAANVSDDGLTTPTVGPWEEHLGVHTYTNASVYAALSSASYLAGEIGDRNRAVEWGRYASVIRSTTLNQAWNGSFFIKIIKPRFNIPDSATLGLVFPFNMVNVNDDRVKMNAETIEKTFKYKVGGVGRNPEDKYYGGNPWIITTLWLAIYHKLAGNVDKANELIKWALTHSTSTGMLPEQVDKDSGRPISAIPLAWSHAMYIMAEVINNDLFNKITPPLISNK
- a CDS encoding radical SAM/SPASM domain-containing protein; amino-acid sequence: MLWLVFTTGACNLRCSYCGGSFNPKVVPWRINYNPVKLKELIEKDNNATVIFYGGEPLLNPRFIMWMMDNVKASRWGIQTNGTLTELLPNEYWRRMSVVLLSIDGRREVTDAHRGFGAYDRVIKALMRLKSIGVNRLIARMAVTRLTDIYIDVTHLLNIGFNLVHWQLDVIWDGKWDVLTWAKSNYLPGVRKLVELFLSNLREGRVIGIVPILGVLTAYLHKPYRGPPCGAGYRSIAISTDGRILSCPIAVHENWAVLGNVNVGFNLIDIESQLPEMCKTCEYRQYCGGRCLYAIKEGEEYWGLDGVLTVDYVTKETIRTILEIGPEVKELVNKGVVKLSDLYYDPILDSTEVIP